A window from Mangifera indica cultivar Alphonso chromosome 2, CATAS_Mindica_2.1, whole genome shotgun sequence encodes these proteins:
- the LOC123205902 gene encoding norbelladine synthase-like, whose amino-acid sequence MKGELSAETTVGVAASAMWEVYKGLELGRLVDKLLPDLLGKVEVIEGDGGVGTIVKLTFPPGTPGAGYMKEIFKTIDEEKRVKETETIEGGFKALGFEYYKIRLEIIEKNGESSIIKSSVQYEVDDKLANLASEVTTKPLEIMAEAIGKYLRDQKASA is encoded by the exons atgaaGGGTGAACTCTCAGCAGAAACGACGGTTGGCGTGGCAGCGAGTGCGATGTGGGAGGTCTACAAGGGGCTGGAGCTGGGAAGACTTGTGGATAAATTGTTACCAGATCTTCTCGGAAAAGTCGAAGTTATTGAAGGCGATGGTGGTGTTGGCACCATTGTCAAGCTTACATTTCCCCCAG GAACTCCTGGAGCTGGTTATATGAAAGAAATATTCAAAACGATTGACGAAGAAAAGCGGGTGAAGGAAACAGAGACGATTGAAGGAGGGTTTAAAGCACTTGGATTCGAATACTATAAGATTCGGTTGGAAATTATTGAGAAAAATGGTGAGTCAAGTATTATAAAATCTTCAGTTCAGTATGAGGTTGATGATAAATTAGCCAATCTTGCTTCTGAAGTGACCACCAAGCCTCTGGAAATAATGGCAGAAGCCATTGGGAAATACCTCAGGGACCAGAAAGCCTCTGCCTAG